cattgattcaatgagctagtcaagtagaggcatactagtgacacttagtttgtctatatattcacacatgtactaagtttccggttaatacaattcttgcatgaataataaacatttatcatgatacaaggaaatataaataacaactttattattgcctttagggcatatttccttcacccacaaTCTCAGGGGACGCGCCCTGGGGGAGGGGGGGCAGGGCGCCCCCTgacttgtggccacctggtgggtcctcTCCTGGTATTTCTTCgcccagtatttttttatatattccaaaataattctccataaagtttcaggacatttggagttgtgcagaatagggatcttagatttgctcctttccagtccagaattccagctgtcggcattctccctcttcatgtgaatctTGTAAAATAACAGAGAAAAGGTATGAGAATTGCACCATAAAGTGTaaaacaacccataatgcaataattatcaacataaaaacatgatgcaaaatggatgtatcaaccccccaagcttagacctcgcttgtcctcaaagcgaaaaccaaaatcgataatcatgaccacatgtttagatatAGAGGTATCGAtgaaacaaaatacagacatgagggcatcatgatcatctttagaacatcaATATATTTTCATATAACTTCTCGTGCAAAAGTGataattcgttcacaaggtaaagtatgaaccataaacttcattgaaaactaacaaactatgatctcagtcattgatgcgattgcaatttgtcataatgtcagaaagagtcaatgtaagagcttttatttagcaagttcacatactcaaccatcatttagtctttcataattgctaacactcacgcggtacctatgagatcaaagcttcaatcagacacatggaaagataggggcttataatttcgcctcccaaccattTAGCATTTTGGGCTCTAGGATTTTCCTCGCTGGGATTCTCTTGAATCTGTGGGAGGGAAAATGAGTTTGTTATACAATCTATATCTTAGTTTGCACGGAGTAGACAAACGGATGAGGTTGAAGTGGATGGCTATTATAGCAGGTGGAGCAAGCCCAGGGGCTGAAATGACCATTGGAGGCGCACTCACAATGTCAACATGACACATGGCAAACAGTCAGATTTCAAAGCAACGCTCTCACCTGGTCTGTCTTGCCGCAAAAGACATCCGACTGTGCTTGAGGCAAATGTGCTAGAGAGGACTGAATAATAACATCTCGTACTCAGAAGCCAAAAGCCTTCATTGTACCACTCTCAAAGTCTTCGCTCAAAGATTTTAGGTTTGGATTGATCACACGCTAGAAGACTTCAATCTAACATCACTTTGACCCGCACTGATAGTACGGTTTGCCCTATTGACTCAAATAGATGCAAAAGAAACTAGTAAACAAAAGTCTACGCTTCGGCTTCTCTCTCCATGAGTAACTTCATTTGCTTCAATAGGCATCCGATATTCTTCAATGTTATCATAATAATTTTAGGGGTCATAACTCTTTGTCAAACAAAATCCTCAAGGACTACATCTATGTATACTAACAAACACATTAGTCCTTCAACTGTTTTGTCCATATAATCGTCCAAAACTCTCAGGGGGCACAAGATGCACTTAAAATCCCCCCTTTTAGAGCATTCAATGACACTACAGTTAAAGCTTCATAAGGTAAAATAATGAGTAACAATAGCGAGGATTTTGGCTTCACGGCATAGAAGGCATAGCCCCAAGTTAAAGGTTTATCCCCAAGCCATATATCCTCTCAGAAGTGCGTAGTTCAACCATCTCCAATTATGAACTTACCCTACTAAAGATAGCAACCTTAGTCCTCATCAAACCCTTCCAAAAGGATGAGTCATTCGGCTGGCCGTAGCTTGGGACAAGGTCTTAGAATGTCAACACTCGTTACACAATAACTATACAcacaccccatcctcctcctcctcggaggaAAGCCGGTAAAGCCATTTACCAAGAAATACATTTATTCTTGATCTTAAGGTCCACATAGACCCCCTTGGTCATTAGCTCGACCCAAGCTATCCCACCTCGCAAGACGATACCTGGCCTTATTCTCACCACTCTGCCAAAAGAACCAAGAGTGATAAAAATCCAGTCTTTTCCGCACCCCAATGGATACTTCAAAGAAATAAACATAGGCACTTGTAAGCACTGAATTCACGAGATCCAGCCTACCACCATATGACACCAGTTTGCTTTTTTCCAACAGTAAGTTTCATTTCAAGCATGCCCTCAATACATTTCCACTGTTTAGTCGTTAAGTTACGGTGGTGAATTGGTAACCGAGATAGCTAAACATGGGTTGACCAATCTCAGTTGCTTATAGTTATTCTCTTCTTCTTTAGCGCATCCAAAGCAGAAAAAAATCACTATTATGGAAACTAATTTTAAGCCATGACAATTGCTCAAAAAGCCACAACACCGATTTCATATTTATCACCTTGTCCATATCACGCTCCATGAAAATGATCATGCCATCAACATATTATAAAATGGAGACCCCCCGTCCACTAGATGTGGGATCAACCCTCCTACCTGAACGTTCTCCTTGGCTCTACAAATGAGGAAATGAGGACCGCCAACATATCTCCGACAATATTGAAAAGCATTGGAGACAGAGAATCTCCCTACCATAGCCCTGTGTGAGTCTTGAAATAGTGCCCTATATCATCATTGACCATAACTCCCACACTAGCTCTATGAACAAAAGTCATATGGAAAGCTCGAATTAAACAACATTAAATTACCAGATTGTTCTATTAAATTGAAGAATCATAATATAAACATCGATGAGGACGGTGGTAAATAAGCAAGAACATCGGTATAACACGACATTACTAGGCGCACTGCGTGTGCCCACGTCACGCGTTCCGTGGGATGTCATCTTTTGCGCTGTCATCACGATACGATGGGCATTGCGCCACATGTTATGTGGCGCAATGCCGGTTGTGCTGTAAGATCGTGCTCCACATGCACACACACGATATCTTACACGGCAAGCAAATTTCTCTGCCAAATATGAATAGGATTTATCGCTACCCTCAACCGAACAACACAATGGGATCATGAAACATGAACAGAATTTATCGCCACGCTCAACCAAACAATGCAGCAGGCCACGAGAGATCGGTAGGCCACGAAGTGGAAATTCTCTGCTCCATTCTCTACTGCTCTCAATCTGATCAAATCAAGCTCATCAGACCGACAACACAACTCAAAAGGGCACAACAAAGAGAGGAGGAAAATGAAACGAGAGGAGGTGAGAGTACACACAGGAGAGTGAGCGAGTGAGAGAGGCAGGAGGGGGCAGAGTCAAGAggaacaactacaacaacatcAAGACCGAGAGACGGAACGGAGAACGGCACCACCAACACAGACACAGCCCGACCAAAGACAGCAGCCAGCAAGCCTCAAACCTCGCATCACCACCTCCATCCCCGTGGCAGCAGCAGCaagccaccagccgccgccgccgcagcagcagcaccagcagcagcgtGCCTCTCTAACCTTCCTGCCGCCGCGAGAGGAGCTCGTCCCAGCGGCAGCACGTCTCAGCAGCGGCGCCGGGAGACCAGCTGGAGATCGGTTTCTGCAGcacctgcctcctctcctcctccgcgccaGGGGGAGCGCGCGCGTGCGCCAGCCAAGGTGAGAGCTCGCTGTCCCCGGCCCAATCCCCCCAGTCTCGATCCGCGCCCACGCGCGCCCGCGACCGGCAATGGCGGAGCGCGTCGCCTGCCGCCCAATGGCGCCCCCTGCCTCGCTGGAGAGGCTCCTGGTTGGTGATTCGGGCGTATGGAAGTTCGGATTCGGGGGCAAAAACCCTAGTTTCCGGTCGGAATTCTGGTGGTCCGTGTTGGATCAAAGGCCAAGCTGGGGATTTAGTTTTAGTGGCGCACTGTCGCGGCGGTGCACGTTTGGTCGCCCGGTGGACTTTCGGCGTGGCTTCTCTGCTTGCTGGATATTTCCTTGCTTTGTGCGTGGAGATGAGCTTGGAAGTTTGAATTTGGTGCGAAACCCTAGCTTTCTTTACCAATTGGGATTGAGGTCGCGGATTGGATGAGAGGAGCTCGATTCCATCCGAGCTGCAGAAATAGCTTGAATCGTGTTTGGTCACTCAGTCGATGCCCTGTGATGTGGCTTCTGACTTAGTGGAGTTTGAATTGATTACTTAAGGTCTTCAGCGCAAACCCCCCCATTTTACTCATTTCTAGGAATTAGGAGAAACTGTGTTGGAATCGAAGGAGCCTGTGATATCTCTGGTTTGAAGATATTCCTTTTCGGTTGTAGGCATAAGCTCAATGTTGCTCAGGCGATAGGTGATCCTGGTTTGAGTTCCAGGATTATTATTTAAATTTCTGGGTCGGAATTGAGTGTAAGGTTAACTCTACAAGCGCAGTGTGCAGAAATGCAGCGTGATTAGATCAGGGGAACTTGTGTTTGTGTTATTCTATTTTAGGTCTTGTTTGGAATAATTTATCCTTTTTTTTTGCTGACCTGCATACCATTTCAGTATAACCAGTAACACAATTCTGTTTCTCTATATATGATTATTTAACAGTGTTGAGctcatgatgcaaaaacaaatgtCTCTTGTCCTGTATTTCCATAAATCGTAGTTTTTTTGTTCAAAGTTCATCACTACATACTTTGTCTGTTTCAATAAGTTTTCTTGGTGATGTTTTACCTGAATCCAGAATGTAGCAAGTTCATTTTGCTACTATATTAGATCACTTTTGTGATTTTAAGTGCATTCACAAATTTATATCAGAAGGAGTTTATCGctggtgtgtgtgcgcgcgcgcgcgagtgggtggtggggtggggtggggagggGAAGGGGCTGCTAGTTAAAGTTCTACACTGATTCACTATTCTTGGATAATCCCATGGTCCATTGACATTTTTTTTCGTGCTCTTCTTGTTACTTTACACTCATACTTGTTATACTCCTAACTCAGATACTTGTTCTTTGCAGTAATTTTTGGTGAGTGGGCTGCATACGTAGATAAGCAGGACTGGAGGAAGAGTACAATATTCTCTGGATATCCAGTTGTAGATAAATACATTCTGGTTCAGTTGTATTTACATGGAATCTCTTTTCTGAGAGATGCCAACATCTAAGCCACCATCGGTGCCACCGGCACCAAGCCTGCAACCATTACCATCATCTGCAGTACGACAGAACAGTCGTATTGACCTTCGTGAGATCAAGTCCAAGATTGTTAAGACGATTGGGCCAGAACGAGCAAAGAAGTACTTTCAACATCTGGAGAGATTCTTATCATCAAAATTGAGCAAGAATGAGTTTGATAAGCTGTGTCTTGTGGCACTTGGCCGGGAGAACCTCCCATTGCACAACCACCTCATCCGTTCCATTCTTTTCAATGCCTCTGCAGCGAGTGGTCCACCAGCAATTAATGCATCTAAGATGGCTGAGGATGTCACCAATTCAGAACATACAATGGTTCCGCATGTCTGGAATGGTGACACTTTGAGCAAGCATGTCAAAGACAAGCACTCATTGAGCAGAAATGCGAACACATTAACGCAGCATTCATCACTGACTCATGGTGAGACTATCAATAGGGAGAATGGTGCTCCAAATTTGATTGGTTTGAAGAGATATACACAGCTTCGGCAAAGTGAGCATGTGGAGCCATTTACCAAGCGATCATGTATGGGGAAGGCACCATTGAATTTTCATGGCTCTCTACATAGCAAT
This region of Triticum aestivum cultivar Chinese Spring chromosome 2D, IWGSC CS RefSeq v2.1, whole genome shotgun sequence genomic DNA includes:
- the LOC123053017 gene encoding uncharacterized protein, giving the protein MPTSKPPSVPPAPSLQPLPSSAVRQNSRIDLREIKSKIVKTIGPERAKKYFQHLERFLSSKLSKNEFDKLCLVALGRENLPLHNHLIRSILFNASAASGPPAINASKMAEDVTNSEHTMVPHVWNGDTLSKHVKDKHSLSRNANTLTQHSSLTHGETINRENGAPNLIGLKRYTQLRQSEHVEPFTKRSCMGKAPLNFHGSLHSNGPSAINARESLGEEITQHAQVPVQAPIGIQFGSANFCQAKKPSAIASVSSDNSSICCYDLGELCDTLSLRKKMEKTAQMEGLEGVSVECADLLNNGVDVFLKQLIGSCVELVGARSQHGKLSHAALKQQLGRKIVNGVSLQNHTHVQGGIIPPGTKSISMQDLKAVSELNPSLLGVNASGLLEKINSHD